One Vanessa cardui chromosome 14, ilVanCard2.1, whole genome shotgun sequence DNA segment encodes these proteins:
- the LOC124535188 gene encoding protein ALP1-like has product MDTHQKRAVALYLLHRRIKKRRPKRFWIHPLIAERNRYGLFVTLINELKKDEEKFFNYFRMSISSYLELKKKTETALQKQHTNMRDPISPEEMLAVTLRYLASGTSMHDLHYIFRIGHTTISAIIRTTCEKLWEVLMSECFPVITTELLEEISQKFYKYANFPHCVGAIDGKHIRITKPDNSASIYYNYKDFFSFVLMAVVDADYCFVFVDIGAPGSNADSTIFKNTTFCNALNSNSIKLPNEKILPGSTLPPVPYVFVADEAFGLHQHIMRPYGGQFLSVQKRVFNYRLSRARRYVECAFGILSNKWRILNRALDVSIPLSINIVKACCILHNFVRKRDGHHIREEDFTHNLESIQTPPSIRSGRQANNIRDIFQQYFMSDSGALSWQLSKI; this is encoded by the exons ATGGATACACACCAGAAACGAGCTGTTGCGTTATATTTACTTCacagaagaattaaaaaaagaaggccTAAAAGATTCTGGATACATCCACTAATTGCGGAAAGAAATCGTTATGGATTATTTGTTACTCTTATTAATGAGTTAAAGAAGGATGAGGAgaagttctttaattatttccgaATGTCCATAAGTAGTTATttagaacttaaaaaaaaaacagaaactgcTCTTCAAAAACAACATACTAATATGCGAGATCCCATATCACCAGAGGAAATGTTGGCAGTCACATTAAG ataccTAGCAAGTGGGACTTCAATGCACGATTTGCACTACATATTCAGAATTGGGCACACAACTATATCAGCAATTATAAGAACGACATGTGAAAAATTATGGGAGGTGTTAATGTCTGAATGTTTTCCGGTAATCACTACAGAACTTTTAGAAGAAATCAgccaaaaattttacaagtacGCAAATTTTCCCCACTGTGTCGGAGCAATAGACGGCAAACATATAAGAATAACTAAACCAGATAACAGTGCTTCAATTTACTACaattataaggattttttttcatttgtattaatgGCCGTAGTTGATGCGGATTACTGCTTCGTTTTTGTAGACATTGGAGCCCCGGGAAGTAATGCTGATtcaaccatttttaaaaatactactttTTGCAATGCGCTTAATAGCAATTCTATCAAACTAcctaatgaaaaaatactaccCGGATCTACTTTGCCACCTGTCCCGTATGTATTCGTAGCCGATGAGGCATTTGGTTTGCATCAACACATTATGAGACCTTATGGTGGTCAATTTTTGAGTGTACAAAAAAGGGTATTTAATTATCGCCTATCGAGAGCACGAAGATACGTAGAATGTGCATTTGgcattttatcaaacaaatggCGAATTTTAAATCGTGCATTGGATGTATCAATAcctttatcaattaatattgtgaAGGCATGTTGCATACTTCACAATTTTGTACGAAAACGAGACGGCCATCACATTAGAGAAGAAGATTTTACTCATAATCTTGAGAGTATACAAACACCTCCATCAATACGCAGTGGAAGACAAGCCAACAACATAAGagatatttttcaacaatattttatgagtgaCAGCGGAGCTTTAAGCTGGcaattgtcaaaaatttaa